A window from Verrucomicrobiota bacterium encodes these proteins:
- the aspS gene encoding aspartate--tRNA ligase yields the protein MQRTHHCNELRPEHLGAAVVLEGWVHSRRDLGGLLFIDVRDREGRTQTVFDPSVLPVPDFERAASLRSESVVRVRGTVRQRPSGTDNLKIPTGQIEVSVSSFELLNPSEVLPFPVDDPEVSAKVNEELRLQYRYLDLRRPEMARHLRLRSKTAIATRQFLDEQGFLEVETPTLFKSTPEGAREFLVPSRVHPGEFYALPQSPQQFKQILMVAGVERYFQLARCYRDEDLRADRQPEFTQVDIEMSFIEREDIYTLIEGLLRRIWKTALGMDLATPFPRLSFREALDRFGIDKPDTRFGMELADLSEEFKGSSFKVFSGAIAAGGVVKAINARGLAGATQGQIETMTEYAKGFGAKGLAFIKVENGEWKSPIVKFFSPAERAALQSKLSIEEGDLILFAADQWLTACEILGKIRLYCADLLKSQGKLILDPKQFSFLWVVDFPLLSYDKEWGRWYSSHHPFTAPVEADIPLLQSDPKAVRGQHYDIVVNGVELGGGSIRIHQPSVQQTVFEEILRIPPEETALRFGYMLEAFKFGAPPHGGIALGFDRLVAMLCGTSSIRDVIAFPKTAKGTCLMTASPSNVTPRQLRDLHLEVKAAPLR from the coding sequence ATGCAACGCACACATCATTGCAATGAGCTGCGGCCCGAGCATCTCGGCGCGGCCGTCGTCCTCGAAGGGTGGGTTCACTCCCGCCGTGACCTGGGCGGACTCCTCTTCATCGACGTTCGCGACCGCGAAGGCCGCACCCAAACCGTCTTCGACCCCTCCGTCCTCCCCGTCCCCGATTTCGAGCGCGCCGCCTCCCTCCGCAGCGAATCCGTCGTCCGCGTGCGCGGCACCGTGCGTCAGCGCCCCTCCGGCACCGACAACCTCAAAATCCCCACCGGCCAAATCGAGGTGAGCGTGTCCTCGTTCGAGTTGCTCAACCCCTCCGAAGTCCTCCCTTTTCCGGTCGATGACCCGGAGGTCTCCGCCAAAGTCAATGAGGAGCTCCGGCTGCAATACCGTTACCTGGACCTGCGCCGCCCCGAAATGGCCCGCCATCTCCGACTCCGCTCCAAAACCGCCATCGCCACGCGCCAGTTCCTCGACGAACAAGGGTTCCTCGAGGTTGAAACCCCCACCCTCTTCAAATCCACCCCCGAGGGCGCCCGGGAATTCCTGGTCCCCAGCCGCGTTCACCCAGGCGAATTCTATGCCCTGCCTCAGTCCCCCCAGCAGTTTAAGCAAATCCTGATGGTCGCGGGCGTGGAACGATATTTCCAACTGGCCCGCTGCTACCGCGACGAGGATCTGCGGGCTGACCGCCAGCCTGAATTCACCCAGGTCGATATCGAGATGAGCTTCATCGAGCGCGAGGACATCTACACGCTGATTGAGGGACTCCTGCGCCGCATTTGGAAAACCGCGCTGGGCATGGATCTTGCCACCCCGTTCCCCCGTCTCAGTTTTCGGGAGGCTCTCGACCGGTTCGGCATTGACAAGCCCGATACCCGGTTCGGCATGGAACTGGCCGATTTGAGCGAGGAATTCAAAGGCTCATCCTTCAAGGTGTTTAGCGGCGCCATCGCCGCCGGAGGCGTGGTCAAGGCGATCAATGCACGCGGCCTGGCCGGCGCGACCCAGGGGCAAATCGAAACCATGACCGAATACGCGAAAGGTTTTGGCGCCAAGGGCCTCGCCTTCATCAAGGTCGAAAACGGGGAATGGAAATCGCCGATCGTCAAATTCTTCTCCCCCGCAGAGCGCGCCGCCTTGCAGTCCAAGTTATCCATCGAGGAGGGTGACCTCATCCTCTTCGCCGCCGACCAATGGCTGACGGCATGCGAAATCCTGGGAAAAATCCGGCTCTATTGTGCCGACCTTCTCAAGAGCCAGGGCAAACTTATCCTGGACCCGAAGCAGTTCAGCTTCCTGTGGGTCGTGGATTTCCCGCTGCTCAGTTACGACAAGGAATGGGGGCGCTGGTATTCAAGCCATCACCCCTTCACCGCTCCGGTTGAGGCCGACATTCCCCTGTTGCAATCGGATCCGAAAGCGGTGCGGGGCCAGCACTACGACATCGTCGTCAACGGGGTCGAGCTGGGCGGCGGCTCCATCCGCATTCATCAGCCGTCCGTGCAGCAAACGGTGTTCGAGGAGATTTTGCGCATTCCGCCGGAAGAAACCGCGCTGCGTTTTGGCTACATGCTGGAGGCTTTCAAGTTTGGAGCGCCACCGCATGGAGGAATTGCCCTTGGATTCGACCGGCTGGTCGCCATGCTGTGCGGCACTTCAAGCATCCGGGACGTGATCGCTTTTCCCAAGACCGCGAAGGGCACCTGCCTGATGACCGCCTCGCCTTCCAACGTCACTCCGCGCCAGCTTCGGGATCTCCACCTCGAAGTGAAAGCAGCGCCTCTGCGATAA
- a CDS encoding TetR/AcrR family transcriptional regulator, with the protein MSATKQRKDRERAQREDLMVEQASRLLARDGFQDLNLDELAGQIEYSKGTIYLHFETKEDLVLAVATRALRERADLFEKASTFTGRTRERMRAIGFACCQFAVAHRDFFHVELMLRSNSFWGRASEGRKRLHAVQAGRLFQIVSSIVNEAVRLEDLPPRASPQEVTFSLISVTMGSHIAAMEPDIQMICSIKDPIAAVRRNQDLVCDGWGWKPLLKDWDYASTDRRIKAQVFPEASWFRA; encoded by the coding sequence GTGTCGGCCACGAAGCAACGCAAGGACCGGGAGAGGGCGCAACGGGAGGACTTGATGGTGGAGCAGGCCAGCCGGCTCCTGGCGCGGGATGGTTTTCAGGATCTGAACCTGGATGAGCTGGCGGGCCAGATCGAGTATTCGAAAGGGACGATTTACCTCCATTTTGAAACGAAGGAGGACCTGGTGCTGGCGGTGGCGACGCGGGCCTTGCGCGAGCGGGCGGATTTGTTTGAGAAGGCCTCCACGTTCACGGGCCGCACACGCGAGCGCATGCGGGCCATCGGTTTCGCATGCTGCCAGTTCGCGGTGGCGCACCGGGATTTTTTTCACGTCGAACTGATGCTGCGCTCGAACAGTTTTTGGGGCCGGGCCTCGGAGGGTCGGAAGCGATTGCACGCCGTCCAGGCGGGACGCCTGTTTCAAATCGTCAGCAGCATCGTCAACGAAGCCGTCCGTCTGGAGGATTTGCCTCCCCGCGCCTCGCCGCAGGAGGTGACCTTCAGCCTGATCTCGGTGACCATGGGGAGTCATATCGCGGCGATGGAGCCGGACATTCAAATGATCTGCTCGATCAAGGATCCGATCGCTGCCGTGCGGCGGAACCAGGATTTGGTCTGCGACGGCTGGGGGTGGAAACCGCTGCTGAAGGATTGGGATTACGCCTCCACCGACCGCCGCATCAAGGCTCAAGTGTTTCCGGAGGCATCATGGTTTCGAGCGTGA
- a CDS encoding FtsX-like permease family protein: MNFVALRMLTGDRAKYLGLIFAIAFSTFLLENQTSIFAGILSRTASQIKDVPEASVWVMDPATQYFEETKPLKETDLLRVRGVEGVEFAVRLFKSNPVARTASGRFSQTVVMGLDDATLIGVPRTMVLGSWERLNEPDAVVIDRAGYALLFPGEPLELGRRLEMNDHQARIVGISEAKPPFVNFPVLHARYSVAVQFQGRERQQMSFVVGRPVPGLSAETLARRLEERTGLRARTSHEFSWDCILYYMKHTGIPVNFGITISIAVIVGLVVSGQTFYLFTVEHLRQFGALKAIGVSDRRLAGMIMLQAAMVGFIGFALGTGMAALFFEFFSRQLPTRGIILMWQNVVGVGVLMLLVVLAASLLSLRRVWVLEPAVVFRG, translated from the coding sequence ATGAATTTTGTCGCCCTGCGCATGCTCACGGGCGATCGCGCCAAGTATCTGGGGCTGATTTTCGCCATCGCCTTCAGCACCTTCCTGCTCGAGAACCAGACGAGCATCTTCGCCGGCATCCTGAGCCGGACGGCCAGCCAGATCAAGGATGTGCCCGAGGCGAGTGTCTGGGTGATGGATCCGGCCACGCAGTATTTCGAGGAGACCAAGCCCTTGAAAGAGACGGATCTCTTGCGCGTTCGCGGAGTCGAGGGAGTGGAGTTTGCCGTCCGCCTGTTCAAGAGCAATCCGGTGGCGCGCACCGCCTCCGGACGTTTCTCCCAGACCGTGGTCATGGGTTTGGACGATGCCACCTTGATCGGGGTGCCGCGGACCATGGTGCTCGGGAGCTGGGAGCGTCTCAACGAGCCCGACGCGGTGGTGATCGATCGAGCGGGCTACGCGTTGCTGTTTCCAGGCGAGCCGCTGGAGCTTGGCCGAAGGTTGGAGATGAACGACCACCAGGCCCGCATTGTTGGGATTTCGGAGGCCAAGCCTCCTTTCGTGAATTTTCCGGTATTGCACGCCCGCTACAGTGTTGCGGTGCAGTTCCAGGGGCGGGAGCGCCAACAGATGTCCTTCGTCGTCGGACGCCCGGTGCCGGGACTTTCGGCTGAAACACTGGCTCGCCGCCTTGAGGAGCGCACGGGTTTGCGCGCCCGCACGTCCCATGAATTCAGCTGGGACTGCATCCTTTATTACATGAAGCACACTGGAATCCCGGTCAATTTCGGCATCACCATTTCGATCGCGGTCATTGTTGGACTGGTGGTGTCCGGCCAGACCTTCTACCTCTTCACGGTGGAGCATTTGAGGCAGTTTGGAGCCCTTAAAGCGATCGGCGTTTCCGACCGGCGTTTGGCCGGCATGATCATGCTCCAGGCGGCCATGGTGGGATTCATCGGCTTTGCGCTGGGCACCGGAATGGCCGCGTTGTTCTTTGAGTTCTTCAGCCGGCAACTTCCGACGCGAGGCATCATCCTCATGTGGCAAAACGTGGTGGGAGTGGGCGTGTTGATGCTCCTGGTCGTCCTCGCGGCGAGCCTCTTGAGTTTGAGAAGGGTGTGGGTGCTCGAACCTGCCGTGGTGTTTCGAGGCTGA
- a CDS encoding ABC transporter ATP-binding protein: MHLQDSNTRAVRCFDLKKFFGDGDARIEALRGVNFEAQAGQLTFLVGPSGCGKTTLISVITGLLEASGGHVELFGENIANRSAHERIVFRRQSLGFVFQQYNLLPALTAAENAAVPLLAAGVPRREAVDRARAMLSRLGLENRASSMPSKLSGGQQQRVALARALVHEPRLIVCDEPTAALDHVTGERVMELLVGSAVVPGRAVIVVTHDNRVFHFAHTIAHMDDGRITSVEGGLPSVSNSFSL; this comes from the coding sequence ATGCACCTTCAGGATTCCAACACCCGCGCCGTTCGTTGTTTCGATCTGAAGAAATTCTTTGGCGACGGAGACGCCCGCATCGAGGCTCTGCGCGGAGTGAACTTTGAGGCCCAAGCGGGGCAGTTGACCTTTCTGGTGGGCCCGAGCGGATGCGGGAAGACCACCTTGATCTCCGTCATCACGGGCCTGCTCGAAGCGAGCGGCGGCCATGTCGAGTTGTTCGGCGAGAACATCGCGAATCGTTCCGCGCACGAACGCATCGTCTTTCGCCGCCAGTCCCTGGGCTTTGTCTTCCAGCAATACAACCTCCTTCCCGCGTTGACCGCCGCCGAAAATGCGGCCGTCCCCCTGCTCGCTGCCGGAGTGCCACGCCGCGAGGCCGTGGATCGCGCCCGGGCCATGCTTTCCCGCCTGGGACTCGAGAATCGGGCGTCATCCATGCCGTCCAAACTGTCCGGAGGCCAGCAGCAGCGTGTCGCGCTGGCGCGGGCGCTTGTGCATGAACCCCGGCTGATCGTTTGCGACGAGCCCACCGCTGCCTTGGATCATGTCACGGGAGAAAGGGTCATGGAATTGCTCGTCGGGTCAGCCGTCGTTCCAGGCCGGGCCGTTATCGTGGTGACGCATGACAACCGCGTCTTTCATTTCGCCCACACCATCGCGCATATGGACGACGGTCGCATCACCAGCGTCGAAGGCGGTCTGCCCTCTGTTTCCAACTCCTTCTCTCTATGA
- a CDS encoding biotin/lipoyl-binding protein: MKHFLLPLFAAAILALATFSVVRTQPAKLAAEPSSPPPRAEFTHRVAAVGIVEPVSENISLASHLPGVVEEVLVQTGDEVAKGQALVKLDTRTLKAELAERESDLALKRAAVLSALARVRKADSGYEDAKRHWQFANALKDSRSLSAEELSRRKGAMEVMEAEREAAEAEVGWARAAEGLVMVALNKVRVELERSTVTAPRAGRVLQLRIRAGEFAPAGPAADPWLVLGDVSVLHVRADVDEHEAWRVKPGARAVAQVRGNAALSFPAAFIRFEPLVVPKRSLTGSSSERVDTRVLQVIYRVDAPTSSLIVGQQMDVFIEADPIPGSANSSRAATSL, translated from the coding sequence ATGAAGCACTTCCTGCTGCCGCTCTTCGCCGCGGCCATCCTGGCTCTCGCCACGTTTTCTGTGGTCCGAACCCAGCCCGCCAAGCTCGCTGCCGAACCGTCTTCTCCGCCGCCGCGAGCGGAGTTTACGCACCGAGTCGCCGCCGTGGGGATCGTCGAGCCTGTCTCGGAAAACATCTCCTTGGCCTCCCATTTGCCCGGGGTGGTGGAGGAGGTCTTGGTGCAAACCGGGGATGAAGTGGCGAAAGGCCAGGCGCTGGTCAAACTTGACACCCGCACGCTGAAAGCCGAGTTGGCCGAGCGTGAGAGTGATCTCGCGTTGAAGCGGGCGGCGGTGCTTTCAGCGCTGGCCCGGGTCCGGAAGGCGGACTCAGGCTATGAGGATGCCAAGCGGCACTGGCAGTTCGCGAACGCCCTGAAGGATTCCCGGAGCCTCAGCGCGGAGGAGCTGTCGAGGCGAAAGGGTGCGATGGAGGTGATGGAAGCCGAGCGTGAAGCGGCGGAAGCGGAGGTCGGTTGGGCGCGGGCCGCGGAGGGTTTGGTGATGGTGGCGCTGAACAAGGTTCGGGTGGAATTGGAACGAAGTACCGTGACCGCTCCCAGGGCTGGACGTGTGCTTCAGTTGCGCATCAGGGCGGGGGAGTTTGCGCCCGCCGGCCCGGCCGCCGATCCGTGGCTGGTTTTGGGTGATGTCTCCGTTCTGCACGTTCGCGCCGACGTGGACGAGCACGAGGCCTGGCGGGTTAAGCCAGGCGCGCGGGCGGTGGCGCAGGTGCGCGGCAATGCGGCCTTGAGTTTTCCAGCCGCCTTCATCCGATTCGAACCGCTGGTGGTGCCGAAACGCTCGCTCACGGGATCCAGTTCAGAGCGCGTGGACACTCGGGTGCTCCAGGTGATTTACCGGGTGGACGCGCCGACTTCCTCTTTGATTGTCGGTCAACAGATGGATGTCTTCATCGAAGCCGATCCCATTCCGGGATCCGCGAACTCTTCCCGCGCCGCAACGAGTTTATGA
- a CDS encoding efflux transporter outer membrane subunit: MKQPATWVMIVSVLALAAGCRVGEMDVRPASNLPARFIESGSALAEEARAPDQGLEWWKVFRDAELDARMARVLEANHDLRLAGARWEEARAAAGLARTPLHPKLDGAAQTGRSRLSGESLNGRQIRQAGQPLENNLFHAGVDASWEIDVFGAVRWGAEAASADWEVAEEHRRDVQIQVLAETGLAWVDYGAATRLSKLARDHARVHESTLALASDRRRAGVGTELDEARAQAQWHSTQARIPELEEQARRAWHRLAVLEGRPASATEPSEPLSPTLAQTELRVPIGLPSELLQRRPDVRKAERELAAATARAGLARTEWFPRFYLTGAAGLESVEASDFLDGGSRFWSLGPSIRWPILHAGRIRRHVEIQDARRGQAWIRYEQAIAKALEDVETALVGFGREQERNHMLREAGKAAALASRLASDRYEAGVTGFQDVLEAQRVDLEAQAGVVESDQTLAKHLIRLYKALGGGWSPVSTAASHGAKGSNGLPLDLPSDPQ; this comes from the coding sequence ATGAAGCAACCCGCGACTTGGGTGATGATCGTTTCCGTGCTTGCGCTCGCGGCGGGTTGCCGGGTGGGCGAGATGGATGTCAGGCCCGCATCAAACTTGCCGGCTCGTTTCATCGAGAGCGGGAGCGCCTTGGCGGAGGAGGCGCGGGCTCCGGACCAAGGGTTGGAGTGGTGGAAGGTGTTTCGCGACGCCGAGTTGGACGCACGAATGGCGCGGGTGCTGGAGGCCAACCACGATCTGCGTTTGGCGGGCGCGCGTTGGGAGGAGGCGAGAGCGGCGGCGGGATTGGCGCGGACTCCGCTTCATCCCAAACTGGATGGCGCGGCGCAGACCGGCCGCTCACGATTGAGCGGGGAGTCGCTCAACGGCAGGCAAATCCGCCAGGCGGGGCAACCGCTCGAGAACAATCTGTTTCACGCGGGAGTGGATGCGAGTTGGGAGATTGATGTCTTCGGAGCGGTTCGTTGGGGTGCCGAAGCGGCGAGCGCGGATTGGGAGGTGGCCGAGGAACATCGACGCGACGTCCAGATTCAGGTGCTGGCGGAAACGGGGCTGGCGTGGGTTGATTATGGTGCCGCGACTCGCTTGTCGAAGCTGGCCCGGGATCACGCCCGGGTTCATGAATCGACGCTCGCGCTCGCCTCGGATCGGCGCCGGGCCGGGGTGGGAACTGAGTTGGACGAGGCACGGGCTCAAGCGCAATGGCATTCCACCCAGGCCCGAATCCCTGAACTCGAAGAGCAAGCCCGGCGAGCTTGGCACCGTTTGGCGGTCCTGGAGGGCCGGCCGGCCTCAGCGACGGAGCCCTCAGAACCGTTGAGCCCCACTCTTGCTCAAACTGAATTGAGGGTTCCGATCGGATTGCCTTCCGAACTTTTGCAGCGCAGGCCCGACGTGCGGAAGGCGGAGCGGGAGCTGGCCGCCGCCACCGCCCGAGCGGGATTGGCGCGGACGGAATGGTTTCCACGGTTTTACCTGACCGGTGCCGCCGGACTCGAGAGTGTGGAAGCCTCGGATTTTTTGGACGGAGGGAGCCGGTTTTGGTCTTTGGGACCCTCGATTCGCTGGCCGATTCTCCACGCAGGGAGGATCCGGCGTCATGTGGAAATCCAGGACGCTCGGAGAGGCCAGGCCTGGATTCGTTATGAACAGGCGATCGCCAAGGCTTTGGAAGACGTGGAGACGGCATTGGTGGGATTCGGTCGCGAGCAGGAAAGAAACCACATGCTGCGGGAAGCCGGGAAAGCGGCAGCCCTGGCCTCACGGCTGGCTTCGGATCGTTACGAGGCCGGTGTCACGGGTTTTCAGGACGTCTTGGAAGCGCAGCGAGTGGACTTGGAAGCCCAGGCTGGAGTAGTGGAAAGCGATCAAACTTTGGCCAAGCACTTGATTCGATTATACAAGGCGCTTGGCGGAGGCTGGAGTCCTGTTTCCACCGCGGCATCGCATGGAGCCAAAGGATCCAACGGACTGCCGCTTGATTTGCCATCCGATCCCCAGTAG